A part of Argonema galeatum A003/A1 genomic DNA contains:
- a CDS encoding DUF29 domain-containing protein → MTTIQSMTTAITSLYEQDFYLWLQTTINLLKEGKFAEIDLENLLEELESIGRSDKNALESNLRVLLMHLLKYKYQSQKRTNSWLYIIREHRQRLRDTFKTSPSLYRFFEEIFNESYQDARELAAGETGLSIKIFPPESPFTVEEVLNPDFLPPECDDPENIE, encoded by the coding sequence ATGACAACTATTCAATCAATGACAACTGCCATAACATCCCTTTACGAACAGGATTTTTATCTGTGGTTACAGACAACTATCAACTTATTAAAAGAGGGGAAGTTTGCCGAAATAGATTTAGAAAACTTACTAGAGGAACTGGAAAGTATAGGGAGAAGCGATAAAAATGCTTTAGAAAGTAATTTGAGGGTACTTTTAATGCACTTACTTAAGTATAAATATCAGTCGCAAAAACGAACAAATAGTTGGCTTTATATCATTCGAGAACATCGTCAACGCCTCCGAGACACCTTCAAAACCAGTCCGAGTTTATATCGGTTTTTTGAAGAGATTTTTAATGAATCTTATCAAGATGCTAGGGAACTAGCCGCAGGTGAAACAGGTTTATCTATTAAAATATTTCCCCCAGAGTCTCCCTTTACTGTAGAAGAAGTTCTTAATCCTGATTTTTTACCCCCTGAGTGCGATGATCCTGAAAATATTGAATAA
- a CDS encoding Uma2 family endonuclease has product MIANQSQNYISPQDYLTGEELSPIKHEYIDGQIYAMAGASDAHVTITGNLFALLRSHVRGTGCRVYMADMKAYIETANIFYYPDVMVTCDARDSAFPNHKKYPCLIVEVLSPKTEAFDRGDKFSDYQQLETLQEYVLISQKRQRLECFRRNAEGFWVLQTYNQGSDIHLASIDFRTSIDSLYEDVSFGDNEEIQ; this is encoded by the coding sequence ATGATCGCCAATCAAAGCCAAAATTACATTTCTCCTCAAGATTATCTCACAGGAGAGGAACTCAGCCCCATCAAACACGAATATATTGATGGACAAATCTACGCAATGGCTGGGGCTAGTGATGCCCATGTTACCATCACCGGAAACTTATTTGCCCTGTTAAGAAGTCATGTCCGAGGGACTGGCTGCCGTGTCTATATGGCGGACATGAAAGCCTATATTGAAACAGCCAATATCTTTTACTATCCTGATGTGATGGTAACTTGTGATGCCAGAGATAGTGCATTTCCCAATCATAAAAAATATCCTTGTTTAATTGTCGAAGTTTTATCGCCAAAAACAGAAGCGTTCGACAGAGGTGATAAGTTTTCCGACTATCAGCAATTAGAAACCCTCCAAGAATACGTTTTAATTAGCCAAAAGCGCCAGCGTTTAGAATGCTTCCGCCGCAATGCTGAGGGTTTTTGGGTATTGCAAACCTACAATCAAGGCAGTGACATTCATTTAGCAAGCATCGATTTTCGGACTAGCATTGATAGTTTATATGAAGATGTGAGTTTTGGAGATAATGAAGAAATTCAGTAG